Part of the Calliopsis andreniformis isolate RMS-2024a chromosome 12, iyCalAndr_principal, whole genome shotgun sequence genome, ATTCTTACTTCGTTCAAAGCAATAATGAATTATTAAATACGATACCAGAGTGAACGAAATTTATTCCACAACATCATTTTTGCTGATCAGTAAATTTTATTGAACCTTAAACTAATGTTCTTGATATGGTTGAATCAATTCAGTATATTTCAAGTATTCTCAGCAGCACAATAATTTGACAAACCTATATTTGACAAaagtatttcaaaaaatatgtcaATTAACATTTTGTGTTGCTTTATTGGTCCATTCAGTCCTTGAAGCAAATATTGTAAAAGCTTTTACATCAGTTTCTCGACGAACATTGTTTTCAGTGAACAGAGAATCAAGAGAAATGAAGTCGATAAGTTCGAGCCATTTTCCGGAAGTCCCTCCGTAGTCGTATCTTTAAGTTTACGAATACAGTAATTGCGATTGTGAATACACTGCCGAGCGCGCTTAGAGCTCTAGCTCCCCTCTCTTTCTCTGTTTCtctctaaattttattttaaacgaGAGCTGTGTTCTGTCCATCCTCGGGACAAAATGTACGGATGTCAGGAAATATTTCTCGTGTACGCTATATGCGGCTCAATATTTGCGATATTCGAGCTGATATATTCCATTTCCTCGCGCACTTTTTGTTTATCTCAAACCGCTGTATAGTTTTTCTTACAGTTATTCTACGTCCATTAGTTGCGTCAGTTACGCATTACTGACTTCTCCCGTATTTTCGACTCTGCTTTTAAAACGAAATTCAAAGACTTATctatatttatttttcttatttgtTTAATTCTTGATTTTTCAATATGTATCTTTCCCCATTAATTTCGCTTCGTATCTACTGTCGTTCGTTGCAATGTTGTCCGTATCGGAGCTTACGCCTCGTAATGTATTTATAGATCGCTTATTGTTCGGTAAACGATCATCAACCACGAATTAGCCGATTGTAAGAAGTAATCTAAAGATTTAAGGAATGGTAACAGATAATTGAATCGAGTAACGGAGGAAGTTCGTGGTTGTTGATAAAGTATATGATCGATTTAATGTAAATCTACCCCCCATTTTGGCAAGTCCTGTGCCAACACCGAGAGAGGATTTGCGATCAATCGAATCGAACACGGTTCACTTTCGACCGCTATCCAATCGACGGCTACGCTTACAATTTCGAGTCGCGCGCGCATCTCCCTTTCCAATTAAAGGATAATGTTACAGTTGATGGTATTTTGGACTAAACCTGAGGTCCTTTTAAGGTCCTATTAAAAGAAATAGAATACTATCATTTCTATATAGTTTGAATATGAGGTTGAAAAGTTTCAAAAATGGACCAGAAAATTGATAATTTCTGTATCCACAGAAATAAGTTTGTAAAATGAAAACAAGGTTTCCAAATTAATGAATCCACATAAATATTCTTCAGAATGTTAATATTGCATATGAGTTTCCTCTAAGTAAACatgaaattataattaaaattgaaatatctgAACTTGCAATTGTGACAAGATCCAATCAAATTCTCTTGATTATTCCAAAAGCTATGTTTCTAATCAATTGATTGAAACCTGATACTGTGGTAGAGAGAAGTCTATGACTAGCACAATCAcacataaaaaatattgttgAAAACAGAAACTTCCAACTGTGCTTATTTAATTTTCTTCAATGTACTTAAGTTCCTAAGTTTCTTGTGTCCAATTCTATCAAACGCATACAATCACATTATGCGCCTGTACAAGCACAGATGCTGAAATCAATTACTGCAGACTATTTGTTTGGTCCAAAATAATCAACAAACTTAACGTTAACCTGTTGACTGTAGCGACTGCTGACAATACACGTAACGTTACGCAACGTTGATACGCAAAGCAGTGAGTATAAATTCTGTTTTAATCTATTTTGGTAAACTAAACACACGAAATTTATAACAGGTAAATAATTGCTCGAGAAATGCGCGCGTGCTTCGCAGCGAACACTTCTGACGATATTGTGAATTCTAATCTCCGTACGTCAGGACCTTCTCGCgagtaaaataaacagaacgaaaGGAAATCGATTGATTGAAGAACATAGAGCCGGATAACTCGATGAAATGTTGGTACTGCGTTTACGGAGCGTTAGATCTGTGTAAATTCTAAGCTTGCGCCGATGATGCATGTTGTGCTTAAGCGACTACCGAGGTGATGGTGTCGAAATGTCATCCCCTCGACGCTCTAAACGATGACCCAAAGGTTTTGCgtcttttgttttttttttttttgtttttttttccttGGTCGAGTAAATAACCAGCAACTACAATACGAGTGATATGTTTACGGAATCTTTTACTTTATTTGTTTTGTTCGTTTGACAATCTTTATCTTCTTGGTTTTAGAGTCGCGTGAAATTTGCTAAAAAGCACAGTAGGTCGCTTATATACACTTGGCTACCTTCTTATGCTACTGTTTTCTCTAAcaatctctttctctttctttcaCTCCGGCCTGCCGCCCTTTTTCTATGTTTCCTTTGTCGATTTTGTTGTTTTACCAGTGGACTCTGTCGATTGACAGCTTCTCTCTCACTTTCAGAGAATCTCTGTTCTTATTGTAAATAATTCATAATCAGAGTTTTTCTTTGTAATATATTAATTGGTCGAACGTTATTTTTTCACGGttatttttgtcattttttgttctttcttttttttttctacagTAATCGTGAGACAGATTCATTTCACCTTCTGCATTTGAGCTTGCGATACATTTCCTTCCCTTTTTTTTGTCATTATGATATCGAAATTTGTACATTTGTATCTGATTAATGGCACCGAATCTATCTCGTTTCGTGAGCACTTATTCAGTATACAGACACACAGAAATACACGTACACATATTTGTCGTAAAAACAGTTACTACGCTGTGTCCTTACTGACACTCAAAGACTCTACTAGCTTTTGAGCTTCTGCATCCCGAATTACGTAGCTTCTGACTAAACACATGACACTTCGATAGAATACACTTTGTTTCTGTTTCGCTTCTTTACTCCACCGTTTGCCACCATATAGTTAACTACAATGACATCTCTGTTTATTGTCTTTGCTCACAGCTTTCGTGACTCCTCCGTTTTCGTTCCAACTCGCGACTTTTGTTACTTTTTCAGCCAAAACCTATCTGTCTTCTCATCATTTCTTACTCTAAAACCTATTGTTGTATAGACGAAGAACCTAACTCGCCCTCGTAGAGCGAAAACTTTCCGAATCCGAGTTTGCGTTCGGCGTTACATCTCTTTAATGGATTATCTGATTCTGAATTGACACAGGAGCAACGATTCCCCTCTTTAATTGGCCCCCGTGACGGTGTCCCATAATAAAACGTCACTTCAAGTAGTCGAGACAGGGACAAAAGAAACAACGAGAAAGAATGAGCGATTTTACAGTTATCCAACAACGAACGTCGTCAATTTGGGAACGTCGCCGCAAGCTGCGTCATCGGCACAACTTTTACACACTGCTATTTGTTACTACTAATGTTAATCACTATTATTAACTACTACGACCTACGTTTTGACGTGTAACTCTAATTCTGTGACTATCCAATTCTATTTCTCTCTGAAACCAATTCCGTCCTCGATCTTGCCACCCTCCTGCGAATATCCACTTACTACAGACAGCAAATACCATACCTTGTCCTCGAAATTAGTTGAAACCGATCCTATCTTTGTTGCAGATGGACATGAAGTCTGTCGGATCGTTCTACTACGAGAACTTTGTAAGTGCAGAATCTAACCACTGAATCATAAGCTCACGCAgtactttctttttttaatgtcTAACTGGCTTCCATTTACTATCGCGTTGTTCAAAATCAGCGGGAAACTATAACGCATCGTATGCTGTACATTGCTTTTCGTCAAATTCCTCACAATATAACGGGAGTTTTTCGGCAAAATTGATCGGTGATGAGGCATCATGCCTGAACGTTCATTATGTACACTGTCTCATCCAAGTGTTTCTTGCAGCGAGACACACGTCCGCCTATCTCAACTCACTTAAGTCGCTTTTCCGAACCTCAGGAAGCCTTCAGCCAGGCCTCCAGCTCTGCTGGGTCAGCAGAATGTTCAAAATAAAGAGTCCCAAAAAGCGATAAGATGCCCCAAAGCGTGCGGAGTCGAGGCTTCCGCCTGTGGAAGTTTCCACTCGAGACGCTGGCGCCACCTATAAACGCCATTGCTCTTGCTAATCGTAAACGTTTTCGCGCTTCTCTTTTTCCAGGCCTTCCCAGGAATGGTTCCGTATAAACGACCGGCGGGCGACAAATCCGGCATGCCGGTTTATCAGCCGACCGGCGCAACCACCTATCAACAGTTAATGCAGCTCCAGCAGCCGTTCGTGTCTGTGTCATGTGAGTACACTGGAACATCACCCCTACCCACCCAAACCTCTAACCAATCGGTCGTGCAACCCCCGAACGTGCAAAGCAACCACCACGCGGTGGTggttcagtcctcctcctcctcccagGGAACTGGCGGCGCTACAGTCAATAACTGCGCCGACGCCAACAATGGCGTACTGATGGATCCCTGCAACAACCCACCGCCACCACCTCCAACCGCCGATAATAACAGTAACAATAGTAACGGCAGTAACAAGCAGCCGAGTGCCacgcagaatcatgaaatatctGAGAACGCGCACAACTCCCCCGAATTGAATCATTCAAGTCCTACGACAATCGctcagcaacaacagcaacatCAACAAAACCAGAGTCAACAACAGCAGGcccaacagcagcaacagcaacagcagcagcagcagcagcagcaacaacaacaacagcagcagcagcagcagcagcagcagcaacagcaacagcaacatcagttacagcagcagcaacaacagatACAAAATCAGTTGGCGTTTTCAGCTGCCAACGTACAGCCTGCGATGAGTCCGTTGACCTCGATGGCAGGCCTAACTTCCATGCCGGGTGTCGTCAACGTAGCGTCCATGGCTTCTATGACGAACGTACCGTCGATGAGCATAGCGTCCATGTCTAATTACAACTCCAATATGGCTAGCCTAAATATGCTCAATAGTTTCGGCGTTGCATCTGGACTAGGAGCTCATCTAGACCCAGCCGCTCTTGCGAAAGAGGTCGCCCAGAAGAACTATGCAAAAGCTCTTAAACTCTCTCAAACTTCTCAATCGTATCCTATCAATCAGCTCACAGCTTTGAACTACACCGGCGTAGCCCTAAATAAACAAGCCCTGGTGAACCCTGCTGCCGCGGCGGCAGCCGCTGGTACTCCAGGTGTTGGTGGTTTGCAAGCTACAGCTGCGACACCTAGGCCAGTGATCCCAAATCTAGCTGGAATTCCAAGTGCCCTGACTTCACCGTTGTCCGCTGGAATCCTGGCTTATTCTAGGCCACCCACTGGGAGCCACATCAATCCCTATTCCCTGATGAGGCAACAGATCCTTCCGAATCCTTATGTTCAAGCCTCGATACCGACTGTTTCCGGCGTAACAGCTGGCTTACAGGGCAACCCCTATATCCAAAACCCTTACACAGTCCTACCGGGTGTCGCAGCTGCAGGTGTACCGACTGTTCCGCAAATACCACAAATGCCAAACCCTGCAACGATCGCGCAGCCTCCGGTAGCTATTCCTGTCAGTTCCGGCGTGATCATGCAACCGTATAAGAAGATGAAGACCTCGTAAACGACTTTGATCGTTGGCTCGTAGGGAAGGTTGTCTTCCTTACTGTTCTGAATGTTTTTGGTTCCTTCTTCTGGGCACCCTTTGCATTCTCCCTTTCGGTGATGAACGCTGCACGTCGTTCTCCCGTTTTTCTTCGAGTCTTCGAGACCGTCGGCAGATTTTAAGATGTTGACACGCgtgttgatttttattttttgactGTACGATTTCGATATATTTTTAGAATGGTATACCTCTATTATAATTGGAGGTATAAAAAGGACGATGAAATATTCGTTTATGTATTGGTTATTCCATTTGACTTCTTCAATTGAGATACTTCCTCTGTTTTTAgtagcctgaagaataaaattttcACTTACTTACGTCACTTAAATTACCTTAATCAGAACATTTCTACAAGGTACTTTACATTCTCCTTCATGTAaatatttaatagtatttttcaATGTGAACTCAGCAATCCTTTGTACAGTTTTCTCACTAAACCTAATTAAATTTCTAATAAGAGGAAACACATTTGTTTGTGGTAATAGTCTGAAATAATAGAAGCGCAGATAATATTTCAGATACCAAAGTCAAATGGAACATCCTATATATGgaaatgtacatatatatttttttatttagcaCGAAAAGAAGAGGAATTTATAACAGGATGATACTATAATGAGGAATTGAGTGCACCTTATAAATCTCATTATCATTGATGCATAAGGAAGAGTTGAGATGCGCACTCTTGTCCACGAAAGGGAGAATACCAATCGAGCGGATGCGAAATGAGAAATGAAACGTTGAAATaagagaaaaaaggaaaagaaacaaGAGTTCCGAAAATAGATTCATTTTCTAGTCAGACATTGTCGGTGAACAGTGCCTTATTGACCCGATTCCACACGAAGCGTTTTGAAGTGTAAAACATTAATGAAAAATAACGACGCGAAGACTTGAATGTCCTCATGGTTTTTCTTTCTCGATATCCTAAATAGTCCACGGCGTATTTATCATTTCACGTTTTATTTTCTTTCACCAATCCACCTCAGTTCGTTTAAGTGAATCTATGAAGACTTGCCACAGTTAGCTTCGCGTTTTGCACGAGCCATCAGAAGTTTTCTTATATATTcattttatcttattttgtCATACGTTCTAGCGTACCTTTTTAAATCGTAGTTTAATATATAGTAAACATATAGTCAAAATATGTGCGATACATTTGCGATATattcacatacatatatattgtaACTCTTAATTGTAGCTTAGATTTCGATCGTAATCAGTTGCGTTATTAGGaatgatttttaaaaatttttgttgAAATTTTTATTGCAACTGGTGGCCACGCAACCAGTTTCGTTTTTGTTTGTGAGCATTATTTTGATTGTTAAAGGAAAAGAAATAGATATGGAAATCGTTCCTTCGATATTTTATCACGCGATTCGAAtccatttgttttatacgcCAAGATGGACAGAAACGATGCTCACGGCCTAAGTCACGTGACACGTGCGCAAACTTGCCTTTATTAAGTCGTAGAGTTTTTAACGTTTATCTCAGTCGACTGTTGAAGtccgttctttttattttcccaCAGTCGATCGCTCGTTAATCGATGTCGATTGATATATTcactattatatatatatacatatatattatatataatattcaatatatatatatatgtagatatatatatatatatatatatatattgtttattgtttctcaaattttaattttatcttGTTTACCTGTAGATTAACTATTGAAGTCGCGAAAAGGGGGAAGATGGAAAGGaggaataaaaagaaaaaagaaaaagaacaaaAATAATGTTATTTTACGGTTTTGAAACGTCCTATACTAATAATCGTACATTCGACACTTATTTCGTACATTGTTGTAAATTTCTCGAGACTATATCCGGAACAAAATTGACTATTCATGTTCACGAAATTAATTACCTCTGTGACGCCATATTTGTATTGTTATGGCGGGAAGAATGGGCGTAACGTCTTTTACGCGACCAGGAATCGTCCAGTTGATATTGTTCCACCTATAGCTCTCGAAACATTGTTTTTTCCAAATGAATTGCCTCTAGATCCAACTTCCACCTTTTCCACTTAGTTTTAGGAATTAATTGAACTATAGTAACGTATGTTTCCTAGAAACACCTTGCACATCGATGAGATTGAAAACGGGAACGCTGGCCGTGTTCGAGCGACCCTTTTAATTCGTatacataatatatattatagcTATTAACGATATGCATAGATTTAGCAGAGACTACGTCCTATCTTATTTTATCTAGTGGTTACGACATGTAATTTATCCAATAGTGATCTAATGGCGTGCGAAATGGCACAGAAAATGGCGTCCTTCTGTATCACAACGGATTCAGTTCGGGGGAGTTCGTTGCACACAAGTGAACCTCGTCAATTGCAAACTACACGAGCTTATTGCATTTAGAGAAGAATCGAATAAAATATGAATGAGACGGTCTGAGCGGAAAGAAGGAAATAGTTTACATGCATTTACACGATTCAAATGAATCAAGGAAACTTATttcgagaggagagaggagacgaAGAAGGACGGAACCGATTTTTGTTGCGGAAAATCGGAGAGAATCTCCTTTCGAAAGCAAAGAGGAAAGAAAGATATGAAAATCGAAACGAGTTCACATGCGCACTGATACACGACcgcacaaaaaaaaaaaacgttcaAAAGTCACACGAACACACTCTACGGAGGACAACACACGCACGCGAACCGCGTCGTTAATTAAGTTATCGatattgtatatttcttatGGATCCGTACTAATTAGAAGATCATGTCCTAGCGGGGAATCTGCGGAAATGAAAAAAGGATTTCTGTGTTCTCTGTGTATTCGTACACGTGTTTGCCAGTGATTTGAATGTTCGCCTAAGTTGGTGTAACGCACCTGACAAGGAAGATAAAGATatacgtatattatatttaaatatgttGTAGATCTATATACGTGTAAATAAGAATTTTCTTTACATGTAAGGGAAGAAGTATCGAAAATCGTACATTGTATGTATAGGTAATATATACACGTACACATATAATGAACATTCACTGGCATATACAGTGGAGAGATGAAATGAGCGAACGAGAAGAATCGGGTTGTATCTGTAATCGAATTTTTCAGAAACTCAGATATTTGTCCTGTAGTAGAGAGAAATAACGTTGACAAATATTAAGAAATAATGTGAAAACGCGTTAACATGGTTCTTTTCGTTTGCGCGCGAGATTCAAAGACAGCTTCTCCGGCGCAGTTCCgagaatacaaataaatacctaGTGCTCGTGCATTCGCATGCATAAAATgacagatatacagggtgtttcagaatgAACTTGACTCATTATGAGTAGTATAATTCATAAATCCAGATCTACGAATTTTAAATTCGTAGTCCtgttattatttttaaatttgtgtgacgtaaaaaaatttttatttgtttttaattGGAAATAATTTCGTTAATTTTTATTGTTTGTTTTGAGTTAGTTTATGTAACTGTATCTATACAAAATTTATTGAAACTATTTTAGATACTTTTGGGGTCGAATAAGAAAGTTAATGAATATtagattttttaataattgtttGGAGGATACTCAAATCTTTTTGGGGTAAAGTATATTTTCCAAAAAAATGAGTGTGAGATATAATCTCGGGTGTTAAAAGAAAACTAGATTTAGTCATACATAAGTGTGTTTATATATATTTGTTAGAATATCTGTATTCCTTTTTATGAGTTCTGTTACCCAATTAAATTGGCACAGACAAAgtagtttattaattttattagggTAAATATAATAGGAAAATCTGACAATTTCttttaaaagaaagaaaattttaGATTCTTACGAAATAAGACGTTTTTAAATTACTGTTAAAAGTAGAAACCGTACTATAGTGAAGAGTAGCAATGTAATTTGGGAATTTTAAATGAACTTCCTAACAAATTTATTCAACGTGATTTTTCTAGTGAAATACAACTTGGTTTAAACATCAGAATGGCGGAATTGATCTTAAATGGAACTTGAATACAGATTGATTAGTGTTACAAGAAATCAACAAAATTATAAGGGAATAAAGGACTGTGCTCTTTGTAGCCAGACTCACTTCCGGCCCAACACGATTGGTGCTTCACTAACTATGGTTAAAATATCATACTCAATCAAAATTCTGCCAGTTAATGACAACTATATAACCATACACAAATTTTGCAGTAATGCCATTTGAGAGACTCAATTTCCATCCTTCCCTAAGTCTTCAAAAGAAACCACCAAAATTTACTTTCGCGTATAATGCGCTAAAGCTCTTTCTATCATGCGGTTTCTGTGGTTAATTTAGAGCGAGGATTTCAAATGTACCCAATACATTTGTTGAATAAAGCTTTCAAAAGTGAAACCGAGAAAAAACAACAGACTTCACAGTTCTGAAACAGCCTGTATGTGGGCAGCACGCGGTATCCTCCGAGCGCAACGCTATTCAGGGAACACGGTCTTCCATAGCGACAGAGTGTACGTGGTTATTGTATATCGTTGATGAAACGAAACAGAACGGAGTGGCTGTCTTTATTCAACGCGATGGAAGCACCTCTAACGGCGATTCGTTGTGATAGTACGTTTTCGATGTATAGCACCGAAAATACGTCTATTAGAGAAACATGAACATATTTGTACACTGACACAGACAAACATGAACACACACATAGATACACAAAATAACGATAGGATGACGATAACACACACGACCTCTAAGTGGTTCCGAACGGCCTGACCGACTGGATGAGAATGCGCACAGGTTGTACGCGACTTTCCGGTTTTCTAAAGACTCACACACACGAATCGACGACTACAAGGTTCCTTGACTCGCTGTTCGCACTTGTACGTACACTATTGTCGAGAGGGTGGCTGGTATTTTTCTCGAAACTCCACTGAAACCGTGGAACTGCATTTCTCCTCGCGAATCGACCTCGGCGCGTATTTTTGTCGGTTCCTTTCACCGCCATGAAAGCCGCAACACGTCTCGTAAACTTTGGAAAGACCTAAGAACCTTTCTCTTTCGGCGTTGGAAAATCGATTTCAATGGACAATCATCGGACAGGATGTATATGCAGTCCCAAGCTTTCCGTGTTGCATCGATCGAAAAACAGTGGAAGTGCCTTCCCCTTGCACTTGTACTTGTACACCATATACAAACGAAACACACATGTCTGTGTATAAAAATGACTCGAAAAACGCATAAGAAACGCACTATGTCTACTATACTTACATATGATACATATAGgtacacatacatacatataataaaAACGTAAGCATACACGTTATTGATTAAATGTTGAATCTAGGATATCGTGCAACGAGGAAACTGGTAAACGTAAACACCGTCGCAAAATAATCACTAAATAGGAAGATAAAAGGAAACGTGATTATTTTGTGGATTCTGAGAACGTGCATTGCTCCAAGTGTAAGAGTAAAAATGGTAAACAACGGAAAGATACCTAATACTGTAGCATTCATGTATGAATTTGATTGCCAAATTTTAAATTGTAGATAACAATCCAAAACAGTAACGAATCTTCGAAATCATTGAATAGGTTTTGATTACTTGCGTTCGTCCAAACGTTGCACGATATTCATGGAAAAGAGCGTGAGAATAGAGCGCCACGAGACGAGAGGACGTTCTACGAGACAGAACGACACATCGTCCATTTGATCGGAGGAAACGAATTAATTAGGAATTCGATGGTTAACCATAAAACTTATTATAACCGCGTGTAGTCTACGCTCGTCAACTCAAGTCGGAGATAGTTCAGTTAGTATCGAGAAAAGCGGAACGAAACGATgggaatagaaaaaaaaaacgtTAAAAAGAGAACATGAGTCTTCGAAGGTCCCGAATATGCGTTTTTTTCGCGCGTGCACGCTCACGGTGTTTGTCAAGGAGTCAGCCAGTATTTGTAATAATAATGCTTGAGAAATGCATGaatatttgttttattaatGCTTCTTCTTATTTCATCTATTTCTATCGATACAGAACTTCCCATGAAACTCGCTAATACCCCTTGTATTACTCGATATTGCCGCCCATTATTGCTCACAATCTTAGCCTCGCTTCCTGCTTCCCTTGTTTTTAATATCCTCTGACGATATGTTCGACTTGGTGCTTATATCACTACTTGTTTCCGTTAATTTATTTCTTGATCAATTTTAACGTTATTTGTTCGAAATCAAATGTTTGTTCACCAtcgttattgtaatttttatatctTAATTCATATTGGCGTATTGTATTTGCGTTTACGcgtatatttcaaaaaatatcttTGACAGTGGAGAAGAAAGAAAGGAATTATCGGATTTGTTGCAAATATACTGTAGTATTTTGTTACATTTTTTGTTCTTTtgttttgttttctttttaagCACACGGTCGTTTCTGAAACCTTGTAGATGTTAGCCgcttttattataataaataccATGAAGAAGAGCTTACGGTACCATTGCTCTTTCTATTTCTTCTTCCACTTCTTTCTCGCCTCTATCGACCGTATAATTCTGTTTTAAAATACCTCTGTGTTCCAAATCTTTTTTGCCTCTATACCACAGCTTCTCCTGCGCTTTAGTTACAAAACTCAGAGGCACGAAGGAGTGATACATAGGTATAACCCCGTATCTTATCACGTCGATATTCCTCTCTGCTTCCATTTATCAACAATCGCCACATTAGACTTCCCTTCTTTCCTCTTGCGCCTTAATTAATAATTTGTCAAGGAGAAGATTGATACGGAAATGTGAGAGCATTAAATTGCGTTGAAAACTGTCTGCACACTTGATTATTTCTTGGATATTATCGGAAATGTAAAGCATAGAAAACTTCGACTGATTAGATTGTTAAAAGTTATTTGATAAAAGTTACTCCTCCGCTTCTTTTTCTCTTAAATTTGGCTAATTGTTGGctgcaattaaaacaagttttcaTAACAAAAATAGTCACTTCCCTTATATGGTTATTTTATAACTTGAAGTAAAACACTTTAGAACTTGATTTTCTGTTATACTTTATCTTCTGAATTATACAGTTATTCTGATTCATATTTTCGATAATCCAAAAAACAATGAAGT contains:
- the LOC143186146 gene encoding uncharacterized protein LOC143186146 isoform X7 translates to MAMVNMNNLLNGKDSRWLQLEVCREFQRNKCTRPDTECKFAHPFNIEVQNGRVTACYDSIKGRCNRDKPPCKYFHPPQHLKDQLLINGRNHLAMKNALMQQMGLTPAQPLVPGQVPTVEAPAPPAPHHHLQQQIQQQLLATHAFMATSPYLTAIPQVSNTYSPYFTPSPIMPAIMGPADPTGVGSPLGVVPQTVAMPQKMPRTDRLEVCREFQRGACKRGETECRFAHPLETVQANEDGSVTVCMDAVKGRCNRDPCRYFHPPLHLQAHIKAAQSRASIATATMPTNMAGMGALASGVSGVPTAVPGGLQSASMAGIELGKKRMRDSNDDLLMMDMKSVGSFYYENFAFPGMVPYKRPAGDKSGMPVYQPTGATTYQQLMQLQQPFVSVSCEYTGTSPLPTQTSNQSVVQPPNVQSNHHAVVVQSSSSSQGTGGATVNNCADANNGVLMDPCNNPPPPPPTADNNSNNSNGSNKQPSATQNHEISENAHNSPELNHSSPTTIAQQQQQHQQNQSQQQQAQQQQQQQQQQQQQQQQQQQQQQQQQQQQQQQHQLQQQQQQIQNQLAFSAANVQPAMSPLTSMAGLTSMPGVVNVASMASMTNVPSMSIASMSNYNSNMASLNMLNSFGVASGLGAHLDPAALAKEVAQKNYAKALKLSQTSQSYPINQLTALNYTGVALNKQALVNPAAAAAAAGTPGVGGLQATAATPRPVIPNLAGIPSALTSPLSAGILAYSRPPTGSHINPYSLMRQQILPNPYVQASIPTVSGVTAGLQGNPYIQNPYTVLPGVAAAGVPTVPQIPQMPNPATIAQPPVAIPVSSGVIMQPYKKMKTS
- the LOC143186146 gene encoding uncharacterized protein LOC143186146 isoform X1 gives rise to the protein MAMVNMNNLLNGKDSRWLQLEVCREFQRNKCTRPDTECKFAHPFNIEVQNGRVTACYDSIKGRCNRDKPPCKYFHPPQHLKDQLLINGRNHLAMKNALMQQMGLTPAQPLVPGQVPTVMDMKSVGSFYYENFAFPGMVPYKRPAGDKSGMPVYQPTGATTYQQLMQLQQPFVSVSCEYTGTSPLPTQTSNQSVVQPPNVQSNHHAVVVQSSSSSQGTGGATVNNCADANNGVLMDPCNNPPPPPPTADNNSNNSNGSNKQPSATQNHEISENAHNSPELNHSSPTTIAQQQQQHQQNQSQQQQAQQQQQQQQQQQQQQQQQQQQQQQQQQQQQQQHQLQQQQQQIQNQLAFSAANVQPAMSPLTSMAGLTSMPGVVNVASMASMTNVPSMSIASMSNYNSNMASLNMLNSFGVASGLGAHLDPAALAKEVAQKNYAKALKLSQTSQSYPINQLTALNYTGVALNKQALVNPAAAAAAAGTPGVGGLQATAATPRPVIPNLAGIPSALTSPLSAGILAYSRPPTGSHINPYSLMRQQILPNPYVQASIPTVSGVTAGLQGNPYIQNPYTVLPGVAAAGVPTVPQIPQMPNPATIAQPPVAIPVSSGVIMQPYKKMKTS